gctttacatttttaaatgaaacttgtcCAGAAACATCTGATGCACCAGTTTTTAAGTGCTTACAAAAGCAGCTGATTCTTTAATGTGacaacattttgacttttggacATAGTCGACCTCCTTCCCGTCCCCCCACAGGTGTTCCAGAGGAGGATGGATGGCTCAGTCAACTTCTACAGGCCCTGGGATCACTACAAGCTGGGCTTTGGTAGCGGTGCTGGAGAATACTGGCTCGGTGAGACATGATAAAGAACCAAACATCAGACTCTGATTTGACGTCATGGACACGGGTCCATAaagatttctgtttgtctttaggTCTCGAAAATATCTTCCAACTCACACTGAGGAAAAAGTACGAGCTGTTGGTAGATATGGAGGATTTCAGTGGAAACAAGGTGTACGCTCGTTACTCCTCGTTTTCCATCGACCCAGAATCCTCGGGATACACACTGAGAGTGTCTGGATTCACAAATGGAGGGGCAGGTGggtaaatacacaataacaacacaacagaaccagttgagttgtgagatgttggtggtttcctcacgaatcaaatcaaactttatttatattgcatGCGGAGACAAACgtaacacaaagtgcttcagggataaaaacataaaaccttgcaagaaacaaaacaagaacaagctcatgccattttcttttagagttcagtggtagaattcacagttcattggtccatcaatgatgagcagatgcagcagaacaggcccaaaccaggacattagcgcccccatgttccatggagggatgaggttctgatgctggaatgcagtgttggttcatctccaaacatgacgatgcccaaacatttaaaccaaactattatactctggtctcatctgttcactaaacattgtcccaaatgttctttttggacagagagcagtgtctttggttgttgagtggattcatcaacatgaacatcagccaatgagagagaggcctttagctgcttagaagatCCATTGTCTCTGATCTCCATCAGCATAGATCTGCACCCATTGACTTAGAATGAGAAGTCTTCTCCAGTGTCCCAGTGTTTAGTCACAGTTAATCATGATGATCTGCAAAGAGTAGATGCTCAAAGGGAACTTTGACTAAATGAAACCATGTGTTCGTATATTGTTGGCTGTAGATGAAGTTCAACTGTTTCTTCTACATGTTTCTACAGGAGATGGCCTGAGTGGTCACAATGGACAGAAGTTCTCCACTTTGGACAAAGATCAGGACACCTGGTCTGGAAACTGTGCCAAATCATTTCTGGGGGCGTTCTGGTACAGTGCTTGTCACACTGCAAACCCCAATGGAGTTTATCGCTGGGGAGCAGACGGTACTATCTATGCCgttggagtggagtggagtgccTGGAAGGGTCATGACTACTCCCTGAAGTCCATCAGCATGAAGATCCGTCCTGTGCAGTAAATCTCCAGgataaactttatttcttttcttcctctcatttATTATGTCATTTCATATGTGTGATTAGCATGAGATTaaaattaaacctgaaacaaGGGACCTACAGTTTCTGGAAGACCCAGACTCAGGTTGATTTTAAGTGTTAATAAAACTCTAATTAATAAAAATCTGTAGCTTGAGTGTGAGGGTTGGTTGGTTTTCTCTTTGCACTCAGTCTGCTTTTGTAAccaaactgttttgtttctgcttagAATCATCATTTGTGGTCAATGTTTATACTAATACTCATATTACACAAAGCCATAAGGCGATAAGCTctaccccctccatgttagtgggagGGGATTAGGCCAATCTTATCTCATCTCCTAGCACTGTTTAtcttcactagggtcgcgggggttgctggagcctatcattgggcgagaggcgagGTTCACCCTAGACAGGTCGCCGgcctatctcagggctaacacagagacaaacaaccattcacactaacatgcacacctagggtcaatttagagtcaccaattagcctaacgagcatgtctttggaggtgggaggaaatcggagtacctggagaaaacccatgcagacacggggagaacatgcaaattgCACCCAGAGAGGCctcaaacctggaccttctcactgggaggcatcagtgccaaccaCCAAACCTCTGTGCCGCCagcttgggccaaactaaaacactaaaatacacggcaaatgatttatttttttcaaggatggtttcagtcattttaggtagttaatataatattgatgaATGTTTAAGCGTCAGTTTCTTTGGTTAAatcaggatgtgacatcatggtgaccaccagttgccatgccaaccgctccatatAGAGACAATGGTAgaagatattttatatataattataatacaaCATTTCCTTCTAAAGCaaagtgtaataataattaaatcaaaacaccagtgagtctggaggaagtgtgggcggagcagAGTCAGTTCTACAGGTGAAATTACGGAGTGGTGCTCCCACCCCTATAAGCTATTGCACAAAATATATTGATGAAACCAGTAACAGAGAATTTAATAAATATAGAGTGCACAAAAAAGGAACTATACTAGAGAAATCTCAGTATATTAAACACTATGTAGCCTTGTTCAACAGCACACATAGAACATATAGTATCTGTTTGTTTGGAAGCAACACCTAAATGCTTTCATATATGACACCAAATTTGTGCTTTCTTGATTTTCAAATTTGACTTGAATTATAGCCAACAGAATACTGACGTCCACAAGATGGGTGGTGGCCCACCACTCTCTCTCatagaaactgaactgaaggaCCTCAGTCAGAGCTGTGGGCGACCTGTTGCTGAGAGCATCTTTGGGGAGGAGCTCATTGGGCCCCGCCATCCCTCAGGACACAGAGGCTCACATAAGAACTTAGTTATCTAAATTAATAGCATGTGTACATTCGTCCCTTCACTAGTGTTGGCTTagtaaaaaacataatttcatcttAGGCACCGTTTTCTTGTGGGACAAGGCTACAGCTCTTTTAAAttgactgctgctgcttttccagATTCTTACTTGTTCTTCAGATATTATAATCTAATATCATGACCTGTTTTAAGGTGACCCACGGTTATGTTTTTAGCAGCTGCTGATGATATAATGTGTCTGGTGGAGCCTTCAGACCTAACAAACCTCCATGCTGTCATAAATACCCTTAATAGTCAACAGATTTTTGATAATGGGTATAACACAGTAGTATAACACAAAAGTTCTGTTTCATTACAGGATGATGAAGAAACCTCATCAGCTCCCACAGAAATGAGTTGTAGAGAGGCCTGTTGAGAtttacacctttttttaaattcaacatCTGAAAGTTGATGGTGAACCACAATACAACTACACAAGGTATACttacagaaaaagacaaatcttGAAATGGAACAGATAAGACTGAAGTTCATGAAGAACAGAAGTACAACTGCTGGATCATCAGTGAGAGGTGGTGAGGTACCCACAAGTGGACAACTTTCAATTACAACAAAAAATTAACTACTGTACATTTTTCTTCCAGGAAATGAAGACAACCTCACAAAATGAGAGTTCGAGGAGGTGATGGGTCAATCAGAGATGATTCCTGCATATGGTGTCCCTCACAGCAGCATCATGAGCTGGATCAGGTGTTTGGTGACTATTCAAAAAGCAAAACTTGTTAGTTACCTGCAGATGGTGGCTTCAGAAGGATCTTAATTTGATTTCAGAGTTGGTTTCTTTGGGCGATGTTCCCATTTATTGTCACAAAAAAGTAAAGGTAGgttaacaaaacagaaattaccAGGTTGCTTGCTGTTTCTCTGGATGTCGGTAAGAACTGTGACCTTTCCCACCACCGTCCAACTCAGACTAATCATCTCCCGATCTTAAGCAGCTGGGCAGCTGCTGGGTGTCAAgaaagcaaaactgaaacaatacTACAGCCTTGTGgttaaaaggtaaaatacaCGCACAACATGACTGGCTCCTACACACCAGCCCCAGAATTTTGTTGGTGTGCACTacaattacataaaaatatacatttcaaaaggatcaaaaagtgtgtgtgtgtgtgtgtgtgtgtgtgtgtgtgtgtgtgtgtgtgtgtgtgtgtgtgtgtgtgtgtgtgcaaatcttctttctttcagaaGTCAATGTCCATGACATGTCTCCAATAACATGCAGAGCTTTGTgacaataattattttattagagtcaggatttatttcttacTCTTAGTTTtacttatattatttaaaatgaatattctgTTCAATTTGCACATCACGAattgccttaaaaataaacaggctCCATTTCTGGACAGTTTGtaagttttcattctttaaacacTGGCACCGTTTCTaaagtatcagataaaacctgaaccagacccagacctggtGCTACCCTTGTCTAACAGGCCCAAAATCTggtgaataaaatgaatcatatttacatgttttgtgtatgtttttgtcattttattgggTCGACATTGAAGCTTCTGCTGGATGTGACGTATGTGgcgctggaggctgcagaggagaGTTTTTGAATTGTTCCAAGTGAGTTTTTTGCTTTAGTGACGACATCATCTCACTATATGAGACACATTCTGTTGTATATCCTTATGTTGTTGATGGCTTCTATAGCAGCGGCGTCCTAAAAACCGTGTTAAGACATGTTTTGAATGTGCTTGATCTCCTCACAAACAGTAGCATGAAAGTGAGTTGCCTGCATGAAATGAATAgttttctgaactgaactgaaacgtGGTGTTGAGTGACTGCATCTCAAATGTCCTTGGTGTGTTTTGCAAGCACTTGATGTTTGGACAACCATCTGTTGAATAGTTGTAGTGCTAAACTATTGTGCTCATAATAACAATGTCATCCACAGAACAAATTCCTCCGTGGCTTTGTCTTGGAGCAGTGGGAGATACTCCCTTACCCACCGCTTCCAAAATAAATTTGACAGATACTGCACCTGTCTCCATATATGTTTGATGTACATGCCATTCTCATCAAAAAGTCCAAAAGGAAGAAGAGATTTTGGCCTTTATCAGAAGAATGTGGTTGGGTGTAAGTGTTTCCAGGTCATTAGGGTCATCAGACAGTTTAGTTATTGGGCTACTGTTGAGAATGGCTTCAATCTCAAAGAATAGTCCAAAAGCTCTCATCATCCACAGTTTGCTGTTTGACAATGGAATACAGCACCTTTCTTATGAGGCGAATGATCTGCCCCCATGTTCCACCGTAGTGAGATCCAGCAGGAGGGTTGAATATCCATGCTATTTCTCTTCTTGCCAAAGCACTTTGTATTTCGTTGTGATCCAGGGCTCTAAGAGCCCTTAGCTATCTTTCAGCTCCAACAAAATTGGTACCGTTGTCTGATCTGAGGCTGGAGACTTGCCCACATCCACACATGAACCGTCGAATGGCATTTATGCATGAATCTGTTGAAAGTGAGTGGACTGCTTCAAGGTGTACTGCTCGACTAGTCATGCATGTGAAGATCACGCCATACCTTTTGACCAGGAAGCGACCTCTTTTGATGTCAATAGGGCTGAAATAATCTATGGCTACATTAGTAAAGGGGGCAAGTCTGGCAGGACTCTTTCAGCTGGAAGGTCAGACATTTTCTGTCACAAACTGTCTCCCATGGATAAGGAGGGCGCATTTTGAGAAACATAAAGAGGCTGGAGGTTTAGCATTACCAAGTTTTCTACAATATTACTTGGCAGCTAATATTTATAAATTGTTATACTGGGTCTCTGCATTTTATGAGGGGGGGTGGACCTGTATGGATTGAAATAGAACAACATTCCACCCATCCTGTTCTCCAACTCTCCCTTGAAGGCGACAACAGATAACACAATCAGCAATGAATTTTCTGCAGGCTGGGTTTGCATTTGTTATCCAGTAGGTTTTTCAAAGTGTAGATATCATATGATTACGTCCAGCATGTCCCACTTGCTTGTGAATATGTTGTAAGATAAGTTTGGATATGGGCTGATCTTTAGACAGAATTATTGGATGTTTTACTGTCTCAGGCATGGATGAGGGATTTCCCTGTGAAATATTTGCTGTTGGCAGAGACGTGCAATTTCCAATTCTGCATGAGAAGTCATCCAATGTCAGTGGTTGAAcctttgtctttgctttgtgtttctgatgtctTTTGTTCTTATTGCACATTTTACCTTGTTTCCGTAGGACCTTAACTAAAGTTATGGCTAGTAGATTGGAGTCTGTCATACATACTGTGATACATCCAGATCAGACTGGTTTTATTACAGTGCGGTAACCTTTTAGCAATATATGCAGGCCTTTTAATATTCATCATTCTCCGGAAAAGTCACAATCAGCAGAGGTCTTGCTCACCTGTGACGCACACAAAGCATTTGATCGTATTGAGTATGAATATCTATATGCAACAGGCTCCGGCCACCCTCTATCATATGTTTTGGGCATGCCCAGAGTTGGTACCGTTTTGGTTCTCAATCTCTGACACATTTTCTTATATCTGCAACAAAGAGATAGGCCCTGCTCCTCAAATCGCACTGTTTGGTGCGGCCTCTGTTGAGGTGGTGATATCTACGACACAGTCGGGTGCCATCACCTTTTTCATCCCCACTAACCAGACGCCTTATTTTGTGTAACTGGAAATCAGTTAGGCCTCCCACACACAGGCAGTAGGTTGGGGATGTAATGGCACATTTGAACCTCGAGAGATTGAAACACTCAATCAGGGGATCAACCCAGAGGTTTTACAATGTCTGGCAGCCATTTCTGAACTATTTTAATCTGGAAATCCCAGCTAGGGACACTGAGACTATAACTTTATTGAATCACAATCTCTGTAATGGACTTTACTTTCCATATATTTTGTGACTGCTGTTTGCAGCCTTGTTGACTGTATTGTATGTGTTTGCAAGTATAAAAAGccaataaaaatatctgaaaaataaTACCTTGTTTCCTTAGCTGTTGAAGCAGGTCTTTAAACTTCAAAAACCAGGCAACTGAaattttcagttgttcctaatcTGAAAAATAGTTCAGAAGCTTGTTCATAGCATTGGATGCATCATCATTGTTCATAGCACTGGATGCATCATAAACAACACAAGCATTAACCATGAGGTCCTGTTTGACCTCAGGGTCATCCAAGCTGACAGCAGGTTTGTTTACCTCCTGTTTTGGCCAGGTCCTTTCCTCAACCAACAGAAACTCTGAGCCATCACGTTTTAGAAAATCATCAGCTGACAGTCCTCTTGAGGCCTCAACAGTGAGGTTCCGTTTAGATCCTATTTACCTCCACTGAGCCACCTCTGTAGCTTCTCGTCTAACGACTCTGTTTGCTACAAATGTGGAATCTCTTTGTTTCACTTGAAATGTTATTAAGCACAGTTGTGCTATCGGTCCAGAACAGTAACTGGTCCAGTTCCAGTTGAAGCTCTCTTTAAATCATCTTGTCCACTCTGACAGCTAATACAGCAGCTGTGAGTTCAAGCCTTGGAATTGTGGTTTGTTTCATGGGAGCAACTCTGGACTTTCCAACCATGAAAGCAATGCTTACTTCATCAGAGATGCCTTTCGACCTTAGGTAAAAAACAGCACCATATCCATACTCACTAGCATCTGAGAAGTGATGCAGCTGTGCATTGTTTACCTTTCCAAAGAGTCTGCACACCAGTGCAATCCAAGAGCTCTTTCAGCAGGTAAGCTGTCTTTATCCAAATTGAGCTCTTTGAATGCTTTGGAACGATCTCCCTCAGGGATGCTTAACTGCTCGACTATTGCTCATCCACTTTGAGAGTTGAAAACCTCCTTTGGCACATGCAGCAGAGAGATCTCGTACCATTTGCAAAGCTTCCTGTTCTGAGGACACAGACTTTAAACAATCATCCACGTAAAGGTTTTGCTTGATTGTCTGTAACACTTTGCCACTGTAATGCCCTAACGCTGGATCCTGCCCCCGTGCCTCCTGGCCGCCCACCAACAGAGAGCTTGTCTTTgccttggtttgtctccagctgttggCCCTGTCAGCTCAAGTGTCAGCAGAATCCCCAACTAACCTGTGCTTGTGCATCAGTGAAATCGgttgtttctgctgcctgtcactactgGATCAACTGGTGAcgctaactatgctaactttacttggacaaactgagagacATCAGGAGTGCAGAGTGCTGCAGATGCATTGCTGGGtttgaatgaataattaatcaattaactgattaattaaatgaTCTTAACAGCATCAGTGGTTTGACttgaattttttaatttcttgtcaCTCAAATCAGTGTCCACTAGTTATTTTGTAAAGGTGTTGTCTCTGGAAATAAATCAGCGTGTCATTGGTTTTACTCTGCAGTAGCATTTgatcaaaacaaactttatttataaagcacttttaatacggatgaaacacaaagtgcttcacgtggagtaaaaacaacaaacagaaacgaAATCAAGAAGTTCCACTGTTATTGTAAGATCGTTCACATAATATTTCATAGTGAACAGTTaactttgattttctccatctctctgtgtagtttcttttaatttgatgtCATGAATctatgaaagaaaagaaacctctctgtcctgcatttgggtttaaagcatttattaaatttcgataaaaaacatttgaacaggAACCAGGCGATAAGACTCCCTGTTCAGAACCAGATCAACGtccagagggaggatgagaaaCCAGCAGGTGCAGTTAATTTGATCAAAGTCTCAACCctcaaagtaaaactaaaaagttgTGGGAACCAATAGTTTGATGCCAGATGGAGATCAGTATTTTTCCACCAGCTCAGTGAATATCTTATCAGTCTGAACCAGACCTGGCTGATCTATAAAGCTTCACAGCTCTCACTGTTTGCTTCTCTTTCACCACAACTCTGACAATGAAGGTAAGTCTACAACTTTATACTCTCAGAATTTATCAGGACATTTATTTCTTAACAGGTTTGTGTAAAAACCTCTTAGCATTAACTAGACTCTAGTTTACTCCTCAGAACTACCAAGTGAACCTTGAATATAAAACTCATAAATATCTAAAAGAAATATCCACTCGTatggaataaatgaattaatatacattttcaaaaaactgttgaattaaatttgaatgatatttaatataTACGTTGGACTATATTTGTCAAACATAACACGACAAtgagacctagaactaaacACAAACTCTACTTCTTTTTTCATTAGAAATGTctggttgttcattacatgttcTGTAATGGTGcagtttgttaaatgttaaacactTTCATCATGTTCTTacttgcactaaaacaaagggaaacatttggagagAATGTGCtgagctgaatgtggcccctgaattaaaatgtgtttgactcTATATTTGGTGtttgacatttaattaaataaaataaacttcagTCTCTTCAgttcctgctgctgtcaggaCTCCTCGTCCTCCTGATTCCACTGGTGACCAGTGACTCCAGAATTCTTGTGCTTCCTGTGGACTGTGGTGACATCTATAACGATGACAACAACCAACCGAGTGGAGTGTACACCATCTATCCCATCGGATCCACGTCAGGAGTCCAGGTTTGTTCTGGAATAATCTGACTGTTGTTCAGTGTCGGGCTGAGAGGTTTTGTTTTACactgttgttgtatttctgtcACTAGTTTTTAGCACTTTTAAGTCTGACATAGATAGAAAACCAGAGCTGTAAATAATGCTGCACATTTACAGATCATATCTCCAGTTCtggctggagacacattttaattaataccagacatattttgatgttttaatccatatctgtgtttatgtgtaggTGTACTGTGACATGGACTCTCTGGGAGGACGTTGGACGGTGAGTTTTTAACTCCTCTTTGATATGATCAAGCTACTTCTgttacctgtctgctctcctaTCAACAAATCATTCTTAGTCGcaggtgttgttttttctcagtctggagttttacatttttaaatgaaacttgtcCAGAAACATCTGATGCACCAGATTTTAAGTGCTTACAAAAGCAGCTGATTCTTTAATGTGacaacattttgacttttggacATAGTCGACCTCCTTCCCGTCCCCCCACAGGTGTTCCAGAGGAGGATGGATGGTGCAGTGAACTTCTACAGGCCCTGGGATCACTACAAGCTGGGCTTTGGTAACGCTGCTGGAGAATACTGGCTCGGTGAGACATGATAAAGAACCAAACATCAGACTCTGATTTGACGTCAAGGACATGGGTCCATAaagatttctgtttgtctttaggTCTCGAAAATATCTTCCAACTCACACTGAGGAAAAAGTACGAGCTGTTGGTAGATATGGAGGATTTCAGTGGAAACAAGGTGTACGCTCGTTACTCCTCGTTTTCCATCGACCCAGAATCCTACGGATACACACTGAAAGTGTCTGGATTCACagatggaggagcaggtggGTAAATATACAATAACAACACGacagaaccagttcagttctgagatgttggtggtttcatcacactttatttatatagcacttttcatgcaaaaagaaaatgcaacacaaagtgcttcagggataaaaacataaaaccttgcaagaaacaaaacaagaacaagctcatgacattttctttcagagttcactg
This window of the Mugil cephalus isolate CIBA_MC_2020 chromosome 16, CIBA_Mcephalus_1.1, whole genome shotgun sequence genome carries:
- the LOC125022573 gene encoding microfibril-associated glycoprotein 4-like isoform X2, giving the protein MKFLLLSGLIVLLIPLVTSDSRILVLPVDCGDIYNDDNNQPSGVYTIYPIGSTSGVQVYCDMDSLGGRWTVFQRRMDGSVNFYRPWDHYKLGFGSGAGEYWLGLENIFQLTLRKKYELLVDMEDFSGNKVYARYSSFSIDPESSGYTLRVSGFTNGGAGDGLSGHNGQKFSTLDKDQDTWSGNCAKSFLGAFWYSACHTANPNGVYRWGADGTIYAVGVEWSAWKGHDYSLKSISMKIRPVQ
- the LOC125022573 gene encoding microfibril-associated glycoprotein 4-like isoform X1 — protein: MKSLQFLLLSGLIVLLIPLVTSDSRILVLPVDCGDIYNDDNNQPSGVYTIYPIGSTSGVQVYCDMDSLGGRWTVFQRRMDGSVNFYRPWDHYKLGFGSGAGEYWLGLENIFQLTLRKKYELLVDMEDFSGNKVYARYSSFSIDPESSGYTLRVSGFTNGGAGDGLSGHNGQKFSTLDKDQDTWSGNCAKSFLGAFWYSACHTANPNGVYRWGADGTIYAVGVEWSAWKGHDYSLKSISMKIRPVQ
- the LOC125022887 gene encoding microfibril-associated glycoprotein 4-like isoform X1, with the translated sequence MKSLQFLLLSGLLVLLIPLVTSDSRILVLPVDCGDIYNDDNNQPSGVYTIYPIGSTSGVQVYCDMDSLGGRWTVFQRRMDGAVNFYRPWDHYKLGFGNAAGEYWLGLENIFQLTLRKKYELLVDMEDFSGNKVYARYSSFSIDPESYGYTLKVSGFTDGGAGDSLTYHNGQKFSTFDKDQDPSTSNCARKYLGAFWYNTCHYTNPNGVYRWGADDTIPAVGVQWYQWKGNNYSLKSISMKIRPVQ
- the LOC125022887 gene encoding microfibril-associated glycoprotein 4-like isoform X2 — translated: MKFLLLSGLLVLLIPLVTSDSRILVLPVDCGDIYNDDNNQPSGVYTIYPIGSTSGVQVYCDMDSLGGRWTVFQRRMDGAVNFYRPWDHYKLGFGNAAGEYWLGLENIFQLTLRKKYELLVDMEDFSGNKVYARYSSFSIDPESYGYTLKVSGFTDGGAGDSLTYHNGQKFSTFDKDQDPSTSNCARKYLGAFWYNTCHYTNPNGVYRWGADDTIPAVGVQWYQWKGNNYSLKSISMKIRPVQ